GTTTTTCTTCCAGGTAACTAATTTTCTGGTAGGTAATAACCTCTTTTTCCGGTGTTTTTACGCGTACATAATCTTTGAGGCTTTCAATGTAAATGATGTCTTTGAGCAGAACTTTGACCATTTTTTTATCTGCTTTTAAGTAGATAAAGGGATCTGTAGTGGCAGGGAGCAAGGGTAGAACGAAGGCTGGTAAGGCCTCTGATCGTTTGTGTAGTGCATGGTATTTATTGATCGAAGTTAAAAAACGCTCAAATGGGATGGGTTTTAACAGGTAGTCCATTACGCTAAGCTCAAATGCCTCGGGTGCATAGTCCCGGTACGCAGTGGTTAGGATTACCTTAGGGCACTGGGATAAGGTTTTTAGAAAATCAATTCCGGATAGTTTTGGCATTTGTATATCCAGGAACAGGAGGTCTATTTTTTGCTGCTGTAAGACCGTCAGGGCTTCTATGGCATTGTTACAGGTACCTTCAAGACATAGAGAATCCAGCTGGCCTATGTATTTTTTTAGTACATCTTGGGCTAGCGGTTCGTCATCAACAATCAGACATTTTATTTTATTCATTTGCTTTATGCTCAGGGTTGTTTATTCTAAGGTCTACGGTAAATCGTTCAGTTTCTTTATGGATCAGCAATTCATGCTGGCCTGGATAGATCAGTTCCAGCCTGCGTTTGACGTTCTGCAGACCTATTCCTTTTTTGTAATCAGCTTCATTTATAGTCTCCCGTTGTTCAGGTTGGTTTGTGCAGCTGTTTTCTACTTTTAAGGTGAGAAGACCGGATTTATACTTGAGGTCTACGGTCACCCAAACCTGATCGGTTTGATCACTCACACCATGTTTAAAGGCATTTTCGATAAAGGGGATCAGTAAAAAGGGCGGAAGTCTGATCGCAGAAACGTCACCCGATATGTTCAAAGAAACCTCCAGGCGGTTGCCATAGCGGAGCTGTTCCAGTTCAATGTAGTTTTGAATGTGCTTAAATTCCTTCTCAAGAGAAGTGTAGCTGGATTGAGAATCATAGAGCATATAGCTCATCAGTTCAGATAGTTTCAATACCACTTTGGGTGCTGCTGGCGAGGATTCAAGGGTCAGCGCATACAGGTTATTTAGGGTATTGAATAAAAAATGGGGATGAACCTGTGCTTTGAGGAAACTAAGTTCGGCGCTGAGTTTTTCTTTCAGGATTTCCTGGTGTTGCTGTTCCTGCTGAAACCACTGCTGGTAGATCTTGACCACCAGGGTAAACATCAGTACTGGGCTTAGAATCCAGAGCATTCCTTTCAGGAGCATGTACCAGACAAAAATGGGTTCTCGAAAAGTAGTTGTTGGGTAAAACGTGGGTTCAATGTATTTCTCTATAAGTATACGGTGTAGTAGCGAGGCGGTAAACAATAGCAGGGTCGCGGTCAATGCATATGTTCCATATTTTTTGGTCTTGAAATACCGCGGAAACAAGATATATAAATTTATATAGGCGACCAGCATGGCGGCAGGTAACCCCTGGAGCTCGATCAACAGGTAATAGAATAAGCCCTTTTCACCCTCGGCATGTACACCCGTATAGATCAGGATATACGCGATCCAGAATAAGATATGCGTCAAAATGCGGTTGTTGGCCAGGTAAAAGTTTCTATTCATGAATTACCGATAGTCTGGATACTAATTTAAGGATAAAATGATAGCTCAGGTTAATTTTCGACGAGCGGCAGCTTTATATCTGCTTTCGGCAGATTTTGAGATGGATTCTCAGAAATGCGTTGGTTTTGGATTTATGCCAGGGAATTGCTGTCGTTAGGCTAAATTCAAAAATGTGCTGGTTTTTAATGTTTTGTTTTGCCCTGATCAATTCAAAAGATAGATGAAAATATCCAGCCGTTTTATTTTATTACTCATGTTCTTGCAGGCTGCCTGGGCATTTGGTCAGTCCGGCCAGGGCCGTATTTCAGGTCGGGTTCAAGATGAATTCGGATTGCCCTTGCCCGGAACGACGGTTTCGCTTTTTCATTTTGGGGATTCGCTGCGCCTGAAAGCAGTGATCAGCGATTCGCTCGGGAGGTTTCTTTTTACTGATTTACCATTGGGAAGGTTCCAGCTCAGGGTAACTGTCATTGGATTTTCGCGTTATATCAGTGCACCTTTATTGATTAACACTAACCACTTTCAGGCTGCTGACATATTGATCCCATTGGCCCAGCTGGCCACAAGTCTGCAAGGCGTTACCATCTCCGGCAGAAGGGAGGCGGTGAAACGGCAAGTCGATCGGACAGTAGTCAATGTGGATGCTTTTATCTCCAATGCAGGAAGCAATGCCCTGGAAGTATTGGAACAAGCTCCTGGGGTTCAAGTATCCAATGATCAGATCAGTTTAAAAGGCAGACAGAGCGTGACGATCTTTATTGATGACAAGCCTGCTTATCTGCAGGGAACAGATCTGGCCAATTATTTAAAGGCACTGCCCGCCAGTGTACTTGATAAAGTGGAGATCATGAGTAATCCGCCTGCCCGTTATGATGCAGCAGGTAATGGAGGCATTATTAATATTAAGCTTAAAAAAACAAGGGTAACGGGCTTTAGTGTAAATGTGATTTCTGAAAACATACAGGGGCGTTACGGCAGAGTCACCCAAAGCGCGAATCTTAACCTGCGTAAGGGCAGACTTAACCTCTTTAGTAACATCAATAATTTTACTGGGGCAGGGTTTACCCAGACACAAAGCACCCGAAGCTATGGGGAGGTCAAAGATGGAGGCTTAAAGTCCTTTGATCAGCATACTTTCACTAAAGTCCCTATCTCCAGGCAATTTGGTAAGTTAGGCATGGATTACGAACTTTCCCCTAAGACAACGCTGGGGCTGGTTGTTGCCGGAATGAACAGAAACCAGCGTTCCAATAGCCAGATCAATAATTCACAGCAATACCTCGGAACTCCGGATACGCTGCTGTTGGGAGATAACCGTGCAAAAACAGTCGTTAATTATGCCAATGTGAATTTGAATTTTAAGCAGGTTTATGATACTGCCGGCAGGGAATGGACGGTAGATGCGGATTATATCCGGCAAAAACAAGGTTATTCCTCCTTAAATAAAAGTATCACGCAGGCTACAGTTGGGACTTCGGGTCTTAACTCAGAGGAGTTTATTACCAGTCTTCCTTCTGCAATTGACATTTATTCAGTTAAATCGGATTATGTCCAGCCAATAAGAAGGCAAAGCAAGCTATGTTTCGGTCTGAAATCCAGTTGGGCAAAAAGTAATAATCTTGCGGATTATGCCAGCATCTTAAATGGAGTCTTTCAACCTGATTTTGATCTTGCACAGCATTTTGTATACCGGGAGCGTATCAGCGCAGTTTATGTAAATTACAACAATAGTTACAAGCGTTTTTCCTACCAGCTTGGGCTGAGGGTTGAAAATTCAACCACCAGGGGACAACAGCAGGATCAACAGCAAGCCTTAGACTCGACCTTTAAGAGGAACTATTTTAATTTATTTCCAACGTTGTTCTTAACCTATAACCCGGGCACCGGTACGGATCATAAAATGACATTTTCCTATGGCAGGCGGATCGATAGACCAGAATATGCAGATTTGAATCCCTTTGCTGCACCCAGGGACCGGTTTAATTATCAGCAAGGCAATCCCAATCTGCGTCCGCAGTTTGCTGATAACCTGGAGCTTTCTTATATCTTCAGGAACATGCTGACCCTGGCTGTTTTTTACAATCATTTGAAAGACGGCATAGAGCAGACTTTGAAGGTGATAGGGAATTCTTTTTATCAAAGTAAAGACAATATTGGTAGTAAACAGATTGTAGGCTTTACTATGGATGGTTCTTTTACGGTCAATAAATGGTGGGTAATCAATCCTTCATTTATCTACAACCGGAACTATAGCCGGACGGTATTAAATGGGCTACATTTACAGGTCAACAGTGATAACTGGCATATCTGGACGATACATCAGTTTAATTTTTCTCCTGGCTGGACTGCTGAGGTCTCCGGGAATTATAGTTCTGCTGTTACTTATTCTCAGTTTCATGAATCCCCAAGCTGGTTTGTGCATGCCGGAATAGGTAAAAAGTTTTGGAAGGATATGGCCAGTATCCGCTTTAACGTTCGTGATGTTTTCTATTCCAGGGTGGATGGACAAAAGTTTAATAATTTAAATGGCATTACCGGATATTCGCGGACGAATTGGGATACCAGGAATTATGCCCTTATATTCAGTTACCGTTTTAGTAAGGGAGCCAAAGTTAACAGCAATGGTGGTAAATCAGCAAACAATGAAAATATTCCACTACGAATTTTATAGTATCGACCATCATACTCCTCATGGAAGCTACATGTATCTAATATCTGTTTTGGGGGCTTTTGATACTTCCGGTTTTGAGAATATTTTTTCATTTAAAAACTTTAAAAACCTTAAAATTCTCTGAGGCTCTCCCTGTTTGAAAAACGGATGATTATCGCATGCTGCATCTATTGAAACCAGAACATTATTGCTGCCGGCATAAAATGAAAGTTCAGTGTATACTTTAGGAGAAATTTGACAATTATCCTCGACATTGATATTTCCTTTTAATTTGTTAAGACCGCATTCTTTTGATATTTTGGAAATATCCGACTTATCCTTGTTACTTAAAGTGAATTTAGCCTCATAAAACGAGCCGTCTCTAAAGTAAACTGTGTAAGTTTCTTTTTCCAGGTCAATTTTATAGGATACCCCCACTTTAACCACTATCTTCTGTATTTGAATATTGTCAACATTGCTTTTTAAATTACAAGAAGTAAAAAGCATTGCCATTAAAAAGACTTTTATGACAGCAGATTGCTTTATGGTAGGCAGAATAAGGCTAGTGTTCATTAAATTCTAAGTTACTAAATCAGATATCAAGTTTGAAAAAAATGTGTTGATGCC
This is a stretch of genomic DNA from Candidatus Pedobacter colombiensis. It encodes these proteins:
- a CDS encoding LytTR family DNA-binding domain-containing protein; this translates as MNKIKCLIVDDEPLAQDVLKKYIGQLDSLCLEGTCNNAIEALTVLQQQKIDLLFLDIQMPKLSGIDFLKTLSQCPKVILTTAYRDYAPEAFELSVMDYLLKPIPFERFLTSINKYHALHKRSEALPAFVLPLLPATTDPFIYLKADKKMVKVLLKDIIYIESLKDYVRVKTPEKEVITYQKISYLEEKLPDESFIRIHRSFIISIDKIKSFNSTSIEVAGKELPIGRLYKDQVMKTLGLHP
- a CDS encoding histidine kinase; protein product: MNRNFYLANNRILTHILFWIAYILIYTGVHAEGEKGLFYYLLIELQGLPAAMLVAYINLYILFPRYFKTKKYGTYALTATLLLFTASLLHRILIEKYIEPTFYPTTTFREPIFVWYMLLKGMLWILSPVLMFTLVVKIYQQWFQQEQQHQEILKEKLSAELSFLKAQVHPHFLFNTLNNLYALTLESSPAAPKVVLKLSELMSYMLYDSQSSYTSLEKEFKHIQNYIELEQLRYGNRLEVSLNISGDVSAIRLPPFLLIPFIENAFKHGVSDQTDQVWVTVDLKYKSGLLTLKVENSCTNQPEQRETINEADYKKGIGLQNVKRRLELIYPGQHELLIHKETERFTVDLRINNPEHKANE
- a CDS encoding TonB-dependent receptor; translated protein: MKISSRFILLLMFLQAAWAFGQSGQGRISGRVQDEFGLPLPGTTVSLFHFGDSLRLKAVISDSLGRFLFTDLPLGRFQLRVTVIGFSRYISAPLLINTNHFQAADILIPLAQLATSLQGVTISGRREAVKRQVDRTVVNVDAFISNAGSNALEVLEQAPGVQVSNDQISLKGRQSVTIFIDDKPAYLQGTDLANYLKALPASVLDKVEIMSNPPARYDAAGNGGIINIKLKKTRVTGFSVNVISENIQGRYGRVTQSANLNLRKGRLNLFSNINNFTGAGFTQTQSTRSYGEVKDGGLKSFDQHTFTKVPISRQFGKLGMDYELSPKTTLGLVVAGMNRNQRSNSQINNSQQYLGTPDTLLLGDNRAKTVVNYANVNLNFKQVYDTAGREWTVDADYIRQKQGYSSLNKSITQATVGTSGLNSEEFITSLPSAIDIYSVKSDYVQPIRRQSKLCFGLKSSWAKSNNLADYASILNGVFQPDFDLAQHFVYRERISAVYVNYNNSYKRFSYQLGLRVENSTTRGQQQDQQQALDSTFKRNYFNLFPTLFLTYNPGTGTDHKMTFSYGRRIDRPEYADLNPFAAPRDRFNYQQGNPNLRPQFADNLELSYIFRNMLTLAVFYNHLKDGIEQTLKVIGNSFYQSKDNIGSKQIVGFTMDGSFTVNKWWVINPSFIYNRNYSRTVLNGLHLQVNSDNWHIWTIHQFNFSPGWTAEVSGNYSSAVTYSQFHESPSWFVHAGIGKKFWKDMASIRFNVRDVFYSRVDGQKFNNLNGITGYSRTNWDTRNYALIFSYRFSKGAKVNSNGGKSANNENIPLRIL